From the Dictyoglomus sp. NZ13-RE01 genome, one window contains:
- a CDS encoding ATP-dependent DNA helicase encodes MKIERNFLERIKRELNREQERVVLEGDGPCLVLAGPGSGKTRTIVYRVAYLIYKGVSPYNILLLTFTNHSAKEMLNRVMNLLQNKVDVLGGTFHHVGNRILRRYIKELGYRDNYNILDREDSKDLIIDILEETTEEPISSEIIQDVISYKINTGKNWEEALMEKAPHIPIDIVLKVKERYDALKHNLNVLDYDDLLFLWYKLLLERENIRRILDDQFQYILVDEYQDTNWLQGEIIRLLRINNKNILVVGDDAQSIYSFRGATIENMINFPKVFENTKIFYLMDNYRSTPEIAELANEVIKNNKIQYYKEIKALARSGPKPKLVWAMDENEEASFIAELIKELHKEGIPYREIGVLFRSNYQSMVLQMELTRRGIPFEVRGGLRFFEQAHIKDMLSLLKVLYNPLDQISSQRFFRLFSGIGRAYSKKLSEIIAESRNFERIFTISLTARALDGIRDIKNIWDGIKKLQWERNISEVLNYFYKNYYADYLRRHYEDYYERSKDVEQLIILAERYDELEKFLSDLSLYTYGGEKIFEDKEENDVLVLSTIHQAKGLEWEVVFIMRLINGEFPSHKSMDKNLEEERRLFYVAITRAKRELYVTTLLTRSNKSFSSFSKPSIFIEEINRKRLFEEWIAKEVYPSLRGY; translated from the coding sequence ATGAAAATTGAAAGGAATTTTTTAGAAAGAATAAAAAGAGAATTAAATAGAGAACAGGAAAGAGTAGTTTTAGAGGGAGATGGTCCCTGCTTAGTCCTTGCAGGACCTGGCTCAGGAAAGACAAGGACCATTGTATATAGGGTTGCCTACCTTATATATAAAGGGGTATCTCCATACAATATCCTTCTTTTAACCTTTACAAACCACTCCGCCAAAGAAATGTTAAATAGGGTAATGAATCTTTTACAAAATAAAGTGGATGTATTAGGAGGCACATTTCACCATGTAGGAAACCGTATATTGAGAAGATATATTAAAGAATTAGGTTATAGGGATAATTACAATATACTGGATAGAGAAGATAGTAAGGATTTAATAATAGATATTTTAGAGGAAACTACAGAAGAGCCTATAAGTAGTGAGATTATCCAAGATGTTATAAGCTATAAGATAAATACTGGAAAAAACTGGGAAGAAGCTCTAATGGAAAAAGCACCTCATATTCCTATCGATATAGTTTTAAAGGTAAAAGAAAGATACGACGCATTAAAACATAATCTCAATGTGTTAGATTATGATGATTTACTCTTTCTATGGTATAAATTACTTTTGGAGAGAGAAAATATAAGAAGAATATTAGATGACCAATTTCAATATATTTTAGTAGATGAATATCAAGACACCAATTGGCTTCAGGGCGAAATTATAAGGCTTTTAAGGATAAACAATAAGAATATATTGGTAGTAGGAGATGATGCCCAGAGTATATACTCTTTTCGCGGAGCAACCATTGAAAATATGATCAATTTTCCTAAGGTTTTTGAAAATACAAAGATTTTTTATCTAATGGATAACTATAGAAGCACTCCTGAGATAGCGGAATTAGCCAATGAGGTAATTAAAAACAATAAAATACAGTACTACAAAGAAATAAAAGCTTTAGCAAGATCAGGACCAAAACCAAAGCTTGTTTGGGCTATGGATGAGAATGAGGAAGCCAGTTTTATAGCAGAGCTTATAAAAGAACTACATAAAGAGGGCATCCCTTATAGAGAGATTGGAGTACTTTTCAGATCCAACTATCAATCAATGGTATTACAAATGGAGCTTACAAGGAGAGGGATTCCCTTTGAGGTAAGGGGAGGACTAAGATTTTTTGAGCAAGCCCATATAAAAGACATGCTTTCCTTATTAAAGGTACTATATAATCCTTTGGATCAGATATCTTCCCAGAGATTTTTTAGACTTTTCTCAGGCATTGGTAGAGCTTACAGCAAAAAGCTTTCGGAAATAATTGCAGAAAGCAGAAATTTTGAAAGAATATTTACTATCTCTCTCACTGCCCGAGCCTTAGATGGTATAAGAGATATTAAGAATATATGGGATGGTATTAAAAAACTTCAATGGGAAAGGAATATATCCGAAGTACTTAACTATTTCTATAAGAATTATTATGCAGATTATTTAAGAAGACACTATGAGGATTACTATGAACGCTCCAAAGATGTGGAACAACTAATAATCCTTGCAGAAAGATATGATGAGTTAGAAAAATTTCTAAGTGATTTATCCTTATACACCTATGGAGGAGAAAAGATCTTTGAAGACAAGGAAGAAAATGATGTTTTGGTATTATCTACTATTCATCAGGCAAAAGGTTTAGAATGGGAAGTTGTATTTATAATGAGGTTAATAAATGGTGAGTTTCCAAGCCATAAAAGTATGGATAAGAATCTTGAAGAGGAAAGAAGATTGTTCTATGTAGCTATAACCAGGGCAAAAAGGGAGCTTTATGTAACGACCCTACTTACTCGTTCAAACAAATCTTTTTCTTCATTTTCCAAACCATCCATATTTATTGAGGAGATAAATAGAAAAAGATTATTTGAGGAATGGATAGCCAAAGAGGTCTATCCATCCCTCAGAGGTTATTAA
- a CDS encoding phosphohydrolase, which translates to MGEEKELFISLFDIIFSITSTMDLIKPELTLHSQRVAYISFSIGRLLGLPWEKIYELVLSGLLHDLGVISYKDTKFLKYFESDIENGNSYKHAFITYYLLKDSTYLENIARYIKFHRVNWNFGKGREFNREEVPIESHILHLADRIEVLINDDENILSQRGRILKKIKENSNKMFVPYLVEAFYELAEKEYFWFDLSSKNLPNIITKKTMKEDKKLNIRDFEELSEILARLIDFKSPFTSIHSKTVSKISEVIGNYLNYPQEKLTHLRIAGLLHDIGKISIPSEILEKKAPLNNEEWYIIRSHPYNTHKILDNIKGLENIRDWTSFHHERYDGNGYPFHLRDDEIPEEAQVIAIADILTALSEDRPYRKALSPKEILLITEEHIKGGVNEYLFRRLMEIIKEVTLEINKHLLSSKEEYEKFRSYLRSLDN; encoded by the coding sequence ATGGGAGAGGAAAAGGAGCTTTTTATTTCTCTATTTGATATAATATTTTCCATAACAAGCACTATGGACCTTATAAAGCCCGAATTAACCCTCCACTCCCAGCGGGTAGCTTATATCTCCTTTAGTATTGGAAGATTACTTGGACTACCATGGGAGAAGATTTATGAGTTAGTATTAAGTGGTCTCTTACACGATTTAGGTGTTATCTCCTATAAAGATACCAAATTCCTAAAGTACTTTGAATCAGATATAGAAAATGGTAATTCCTATAAGCATGCTTTTATAACATACTATCTTTTAAAGGATTCCACCTATTTAGAGAATATTGCAAGATATATCAAATTTCATCGTGTTAATTGGAATTTTGGAAAAGGGAGAGAATTTAATAGGGAAGAAGTACCAATAGAGAGTCATATCTTACATTTAGCAGATAGAATAGAGGTTTTGATAAATGATGATGAAAATATATTAAGTCAGAGGGGGAGAATTCTAAAAAAAATAAAGGAAAATTCGAATAAAATGTTTGTCCCTTACTTAGTAGAAGCCTTCTATGAATTAGCAGAGAAAGAGTACTTCTGGTTTGACTTAAGTTCTAAAAATCTTCCCAATATAATAACTAAGAAAACTATGAAAGAGGATAAAAAATTGAATATTAGAGATTTTGAAGAATTATCAGAGATTTTAGCAAGATTAATTGACTTTAAAAGTCCATTTACCTCTATCCACTCTAAAACTGTATCAAAGATATCCGAAGTCATAGGAAATTATCTAAATTATCCTCAAGAAAAGCTCACACATCTGAGAATAGCAGGGCTTCTCCATGATATTGGTAAAATATCTATCCCCTCAGAAATATTAGAAAAGAAAGCACCGTTAAATAATGAGGAATGGTATATTATTAGAAGTCATCCCTATAATACCCATAAGATCTTAGATAATATAAAGGGATTAGAAAATATAAGAGATTGGACATCCTTCCATCATGAAAGATATGATGGAAATGGATATCCCTTCCATTTAAGAGATGACGAGATTCCTGAAGAAGCACAGGTAATAGCCATTGCGGATATATTAACTGCCCTTTCTGAGGACAGACCTTATAGAAAAGCTCTAAGCCCAAAAGAAATACTTTTAATAACAGAAGAACATATAAAGGGGGGAGTTAATGAGTACCTCTTTAGAAGATTAATGGAAATTATAAAAGAAGTAACCTTAGAGATAAATAAACATCTCCTCTCTTCAAAAGAAGAGTATGAGAAGTTTAGAAGCTATCTAAGATCATTAGATAATTAA